The genomic segment ACCACACGAGGCCGGCGGCGAGCACCAGTGCGAGCACGGCTGCGGATGCGAGCTGCCAGGTCACGACACGAGCTCCGTCTGAAGCACGGCGGCGCCCTGCTCGGGCGTGAGAGCGCCCCCGGCGCCGCCGAGCACGCGAGCCACCTCGGTGGCGAAGTACCACCCGCCCGCGAGCACCTCGGCGGTCGGGCCGTCCGCGATCAGCTCGCCCTCCCCCATCAGCAGCACGCGCTCCGCCAGGCGCGCGGCGAATTCGGGGTCATGGGTGGCCACGATCACGGCCGCGCCGCCCGCCGCGAGCTCCTGCAGCCGCAGGGCGAGCGCGTCCTTGCGCGAGCGGTCCATGCCGCGCGTGGGCTCGTCGAGGCACACCACGGCCGGCGGCTCCTGGCCGGACAGCACGACCTCGAGCGCAAGCCGCTGCCGCTGGCCCCCGGAGAGGTCGCGCGGGTCCGCGCCGCCGCGTCCTTCGAGCCCCGCGCCAACGAGCGCCCTCTCGCCCGCCTCTTCGCGCGCGTGCTCGTGGATCAGGTAGTCGCCCGGGTTCTGGAGGAGAAGAGCAACCTCGCCCGCGGCCCTCACGCTGCCGCGCGTGGGCTTGAGGAGCCCCTTCGCGTGCTTGAGCAGCGTGCTCTTGCCGGCACCGTTGCGGCCCATGAGCGCGACGAGCTCACCGGGCCCAACTCGCAGATCGACGCCACGCAGGATCGCCGGCCCGTCCTCGATCTCATGCCACACGGACCGCAGCTCGAGAACCGGCTTTCCGCGGCGAGCGACCTGGTGCTCGACGCTCGATGCTCGACATTCGAAACCAGACGCGCTCAACGCGGCCTTCGCCTCCTTGACCGACGCCGGGAGCGGAGTGAGCCCGGCGAGCGAGAACATCCGCGCCGCGGGAGTGGCGAGCGCGGGCCGCGCGTGTGCGGCCCACGCCAGGAACTCACGCGGTGTCGCGTCGCACACGAGGCGGCCGCGGTCGAGCGCCAGCACGCGGTCCGCCGCCGGGAGGCAGCGCTCGAGGCGGTGCTCGGACAGCAGGATCGTGGTGCCCCACTCCTCGTTCAGCCGCCGCAGCATCCAGATCAGCTCGTCGCCCGCCACCGGGTCGAG from the Thermoleophilaceae bacterium genome contains:
- a CDS encoding ATP-binding cassette domain-containing protein, which encodes MPEPIIAAEHFTYTYPDGAQPALWDVSLELEPGSFTVLAGESGSGKSTLLRAACGLVPHFHGGEAAGEFAVGGMSIRDSGPGDLSQVCGTLFQEPESQVVMGGVRSEIALGLEHRGESPSAVARAVEEAALALGIAHLLSRRADTLSGGELQRVALAAALAHRPRVLLLDEPTSQLDPVAGDELIWMLRRLNEEWGTTILLSEHRLERCLPAADRVLALDRGRLVCDATPREFLAWAAHARPALATPAARMFSLAGLTPLPASVKEAKAALSASGFECRASSVEHQVARRGKPVLELRSVWHEIEDGPAILRGVDLRVGPGELVALMGRNGAGKSTLLKHAKGLLKPTRGSVRAAGEVALLLQNPGDYLIHEHAREEAGERALVGAGLEGRGGADPRDLSGGQRQRLALEVVLSGQEPPAVVCLDEPTRGMDRSRKDALALRLQELAAGGAAVIVATHDPEFAARLAERVLLMGEGELIADGPTAEVLAGGWYFATEVARVLGGAGGALTPEQGAAVLQTELVS